A region from the Rhodamnia argentea isolate NSW1041297 chromosome 7, ASM2092103v1, whole genome shotgun sequence genome encodes:
- the LOC115734924 gene encoding uncharacterized protein LOC115734924: MVLKRPFDDGESYEVSYKLPRREEHSPLHALPGIDSSEHSSLLAESPGEGWSTKRKLEVDQKLIDGCVTKPPISNVEDAYNSEEFQLEGRLRASFSPEYVPSNHPATARSGCDDVYSLVLRHPPQKPVPIGPDYQADLSPWSQQDAMNSLSCLNESAAISNSDLIAGDEDDRRFTGICVIPFPASDVYDNCDDKVGAGRAGCSCLDEGSIRCSRQHTMEARDLLRRELGNEGFVESGCHDMGEQVAEKWSDEEEQLFHEIVFSNPSSWGRNFWNSLSFRFPSRTRREIVSYYFNVYMLQKRAEQNRCDPVNIDSDNDEWQVSDEEDEDSIVESPEHGVGPGYDRNVEEINEVDEGIAEETCEGDEHVTLKVGEFFSDSPEACSKKWTDSPTSHLRNKSWDDRGDQDDSCTSFDSLAATVPDTQLKRENGDCLPSSSHNLNGGGGHDYVLDTCDAKFWDAGYIACPKTEFEFLPTCSMIEEVFGDGSWNSEADGKGFS, from the exons ATGGTATTGAAACGCCCTTTTGATGATGGTGAATCATATGAAGTTTCCTATAAGCTACCAAGACGAGAGGAACATAGTCCACTACATGCGTTACCTGGAATTGATTCTTCCGAACACTCTTCTCTCTTGGCTGAGTCTCCAG GTGAAGGATGGTCAACAAAGAGAAAATTGGAAGTTGATCAAAAGCTCATTGATGGTTGCGTGACAAAACCTCCAATAAGCAATGTGGAGGATGCATATAACAGTGAAGAATTCCAACTAGAAGGACGTTTACGTGCATCTTTTTCTCCCGAATATGTCCCTTCTAACCATCCGGCTACAGCTCGTAGTGGCTGTGATGATGTCTATTCTTTGGTTTTACGGCATCCACCACAGAAACCAGTTCCCATTGGACCAGATTATCAAGCCGACCTGTCACCCTGGAGCCAACAGGATGCCATGAATAGTTTGAGTTGCTTGAATGAATCTGCTGCGATTTCAAATTCGGATCTTATTGCTGGAGATGAAGACGACAGGAGGTTCACTGGAATTTGTGTTATTCCGTTCCCTGCTTCTGACGTTTACGATAACTGTGATGACAAAGTTGGAGCCGGTCGTGCTGGTTGTAGCTGCCTGGATGAAGGTTCCATAAGATGCAGTAGGCAACATACCATGGAAGCAAGAGACTTGCTCAGAAGGGAACTTGGAAATGAAGGATTTGTGGAGTCTGGATGCCATGACATGGGAGAACAAGTTGCTGAGAAGTGGAGTGACGAGGAAGAACAGTTATTCCATGAAATTGTCTTCTCCAACCCGTCATCTTGGGGCAGAAACTTCTGGAATAGTTTATCTTTCAGATTTCCTTCACGAACCAGAAGGGAAATTGTTAGTTACTATTTCAATGTTTACATGCTCCAGAAGAGGGCTGAACAAAACAGATGTGACCCAGTGAACATTGACAGCGATAATGATGAATGGCAGGTgagtgatgaggaagatgaggaCTCCATTGTTGAATCTCCTGAACATGGGGTTGGCCCTGGTTATGACAGGAATGTGGAAGAAATAAATGAAGTTGACGAGGGAATTGCCGAAGAAACTTGTGAAGGTGATGAGCATGTTACTCTGAAAGTGGGAGAGTTTTTCTCTGATTCTCCAGAAGCATGCTCCAAGAAATGGACAGATAGTCCCACTTCTCACCTCAGGAATAAATCTTGGGATGACAGGGGCGATCAAGATGATTCGTGTACATCTTTTGATAGCTTGGCTGCCACAGTTCCGGATACCCAGTTGAAGCGTGAAAATGGGGACTGCTTGCCTAGTAGCTCTCACAATTTGAATGGGGGTGGTGGTCATGACTATGTGTTGGATACTTGTGATGCTAAGTTCTGGGATGCTGGCTATATAGCTTGCCCGAAAACAGAATTTGAGTTCTTGCCCACTTGCAGTATGATTGAAGAGGTCTTTGGAGATGGATCTTGGAACAGCGAGGCAGATGGGAAGGGCTTTAGCTAG